One genomic region from Geotrypetes seraphini chromosome 13, aGeoSer1.1, whole genome shotgun sequence encodes:
- the GPR37L1 gene encoding G-protein coupled receptor 37-like 1, with product MFLVLLCLLGALLQTPGTLTENAEAGLIWKDGDPLEMNSKDMENGAWGASLFLEFTAWFDMENVRWSTQNSRTDKNVLSSPAGLRNRERVRRGTKDDDSIAVQEFAPAVQVEYPRPIHPAHIWPTKPLLPSSTDPSKHREGSHPARNGSRAPDVGPSNNHTLGSDKQPQIQNPLYPLTENSYSAYAVMFLSLIVFAIGIIGNLSVMCIVWHNYYLKSAWNSILASLAFWDFLVLFFCLPVVIFNELTKKRLLGDISCRAVQYLEVSSLGVSTFSLCALGIDRFHAATSPQSKLGPIEQCQSIIAKLAVIWIGSMTLALPEIMLWQLAQDTSPVSGMVIEYCTIKPSSNLPESIYSLVLTYQNARMWWYFGCYFCLPILFTISCQLVTRRIRSSVKKVKCRGSKHDQCETQLNWTVIGLAIVYGICTIPENVCNILVAYASLDMSKQTLDLLNLINQFFMFFKSSVTPVILLCLCKPLGQAFMDCCCCCCDECGRGGSSSDGSDSKLKTEMSSSIFFDKPKETPAPVLAIGTPC from the exons ATGTTTCTGGTTTTGCTGTGTTTGCTGGGAGCCCTCCTGCAGACCCCAGGGACCCTAACAGAGAATGCAGAAGCTGGACTTATTTGGAAGGATGGTGACCCTTTGGAGATGAATTCCAAAGATATGGAAAACGGGGCTTGGGGAGCATCCCTTTTTCTAGAATTCACTGCATGGTTTGATATGGAAAATGTCAGATGGAGCACGCAGAACTCCAGAACCGACAAAAATGTTCTCTCATCTCCAGCCGGGTTGCGGAACCGAGAGAGAGTGAGAAGGGGTACCAAGGATGACGATTCGATAGCAGTGCAAGAGTTTGCCCCAGCCGTACAAGTGGAGTACCCCAGACCCATTCACCCTGCCCATATCTGGCCAACCAAGCCTCTGCTGCCTTCCAGCACGGACCCGTCAAAGCACCGAGAAGGGAGCCACCCAGCAAGAAATGGCAGCCGAGCTCCGGATGTGGGACCCAGTAACAATCACACGCTGGGTTCCGATAAGCAACCGCAGATCCAGAACCCACTGTACCCATTGACGGAGAACTCTTACAGCGCCTACGCCGTGATGTTCCTATCCCTGATTGTCTTTGCCATTGGCATTATTGGCAACTTGTCCGTCATGTGCATTGTCTGGCACAACTACTACCTGAAGAGTGCCTGGAACTCCATCCTGGCCAGTCTGGCCTTCTGGGACTTTCTAGTTCTCTTCTTCTGCTTGCCAGTGGTGATTTTTAATGAACTCACTAAAAAGAGGCTGCTGGGAGATATATCCTGCCGAGCTGTGCAATACTTGGAg GTGTCATCTTTAGGGGTTTCTACCTTCAGCCTATGTGCCTTGGGAATTGATAGATTCCATGCAGCAACCAGCCCTCAGTCCAAATTGGGGCCCATAGAACAGTGCCAGTCCATCATTGCCAAACTTGCTGTCATCTGGATTGGATCCATGACATTGGCTCTGCCAGAGATTATGCTTTGGCAGCTAGCACAGGACACGTCACCAGTTTCCGGCATGGTTATAGAATACTGCACCATAAAGCCTTCATCAAACCTGCCTGAATCCATCTACTCTCTGGTCCTGACTTATCAAAATGCAAGAATGTGGTGGTATTTCGGCTGCTACTTCTGCCTACCAATTCTCTTTACCATTAGCTGTCAACTGGTGACCAGAAGAATCCGAAGTTCTGTCAAGAAAGTTAAGTGCCGTGGTTCAAAGCATGACCAATGTGAGACTCAGCTCAACTGGACTGTGATAGGATTGGCCATTGTGTACGGAATCTGCACCATTCCCGAAAATGTCTGTAACATTCTGGTAGCCTACGCATCGTTGGACATGTCCAAGCAGACTTTGGACCTGCTCAATCTCATCAACCAGTTCTTCATGTTCTTCAAGTCTTCTGTGACCCCCGTGATTCTGCTGTGTCTTTGCAAGCCTCTCGGCCAGGCGTTCAtggactgctgctgctgctgctgcgatGAGTGCGGACGAGGGGGATCTTCCAGTGATGGCTCTGACAGCAAGCTCAAGACGGAGATGTCctcctccattttttttgataagccTAAGGAAACGCCAGCACCAGTCCTTGCAATTGGAACGCCTTGCTAA